From Sporosarcina sp. Te-1, the proteins below share one genomic window:
- a CDS encoding ABC transporter permease codes for MRTMVFASRTTKEMIRDPLTLFFGLAFPVILLLLLTLINQNIPDAVFSITNLAPGIAVFGLSFMTLFSAQMIAKDRVSELLTRLFTTPMTARDFITGYTLPLIPMAIMQTVICYGVSLLLGMELTWKVPIAILTILPVAVLFIGIGLLCGSLFNEKAVAAICGALLTNLTAWFSGTWFSLELVGGWFEKIAYALPFVHAVEMGKAVMQGEYAGIMPHLWWVLGYGAAMTLLAIYVFSRKIK; via the coding sequence ATGAGAACGATGGTGTTTGCCTCCCGGACAACGAAAGAAATGATACGAGATCCATTGACGTTGTTTTTCGGCTTGGCTTTTCCGGTTATTCTATTACTCTTGCTGACGCTCATTAATCAAAACATCCCGGACGCTGTTTTTTCCATCACCAATTTAGCGCCTGGTATCGCCGTCTTTGGTTTATCATTCATGACTTTATTCTCAGCGCAAATGATTGCAAAAGATCGAGTCAGTGAGTTATTAACGCGTTTGTTCACCACCCCGATGACAGCCAGGGACTTCATCACCGGGTACACGCTGCCCCTGATTCCGATGGCGATCATGCAGACCGTCATTTGTTATGGCGTCTCCCTGCTGCTCGGGATGGAGCTGACTTGGAAGGTTCCGATCGCCATCCTGACTATCTTGCCAGTAGCTGTTTTATTCATAGGTATCGGACTGTTATGCGGCAGCCTCTTCAATGAAAAAGCGGTCGCAGCGATTTGTGGGGCGTTGCTCACCAATCTGACAGCTTGGTTTTCAGGGACATGGTTCAGCTTGGAGCTTGTCGGTGGCTGGTTTGAGAAAATCGCCTATGCTTTGCCGTTCGTCCACGCGGTCGAAATGGGGAAGGCTGTTATGCAAGGCGAATATGCAGGTATTATGCCACATCTTTGGTGGGTGCTGGGGTATGGTGCTGCGATGACGTTGCTGGCCATTTATGTGTTTTCAAGGAAAATAAAATAA
- a CDS encoding SDR family oxidoreductase has translation MDDFVTKYGPWAVITGGASGTGYQFALKLAAQGFHLVLIARNEQALEETKEMIESRYHVQVKTIATDLSTPHSISEIKKITQSIDVGLVINNAGYSITGEFHREDWEDQSGVIFVSSSVAYTSMPLWSVYSAGKAALLHFGESISQEIKKYNIVVLTVCPGAMKTKFQERSGIRSPILMEAEKVAGLSLFYLGKKTTLLPGMTNRVIFQGLGRVLPGRIRLPIFESLMKKSQLGSEADKTI, from the coding sequence ATGGATGATTTTGTTACAAAGTATGGTCCATGGGCAGTCATAACTGGAGGTGCATCAGGAACAGGTTATCAATTTGCTCTCAAATTAGCAGCACAAGGATTTCATTTAGTATTAATTGCACGTAATGAGCAGGCTCTTGAAGAAACGAAGGAAATGATTGAAAGTCGATATCATGTCCAAGTAAAAACAATCGCAACAGATTTATCAACTCCACATTCTATTTCTGAAATTAAGAAAATCACGCAATCCATAGATGTAGGGCTAGTAATCAACAATGCTGGTTATAGCATTACCGGAGAATTTCATCGCGAAGATTGGGAGGACCAGAGCGGAGTCATTTTCGTTTCTTCTTCAGTCGCTTACACTTCGATGCCATTATGGAGCGTATATTCAGCAGGGAAAGCCGCGCTATTGCACTTTGGGGAATCAATCTCACAAGAGATAAAAAAATATAATATTGTTGTTTTAACAGTATGTCCTGGCGCGATGAAAACCAAATTTCAAGAGCGGTCGGGCATTCGTTCCCCCATCCTGATGGAAGCAGAAAAAGTTGCGGGATTGTCTCTTTTTTATCTTGGCAAGAAGACGACCTTATTACCCGGAATGACAAATAGAGTTATATTTCAAGGTTTGGGAAGGGTTTTACCGGGACGTATCAGGTTACCGATCTTCGAAAGTCTTATGAAAAAATCCCAACTAGGGAGCGAGGCAGATAAAACAATTTGA
- a CDS encoding ABC transporter ATP-binding protein — protein MKAIEMHHLTKQYSDKQVIQDVSLSINRGELFSLLGVNGAGKSTLIKMLSGLLQPTSGRAVILGYDIGKETDQVKQIIAVSPQETAIAPNLSVYENLELMAGVHGFSKKERKRKVADMLQAFSLTTFAKQRSKTLSGGWKRRLSIAMALISEPEILFLDEPTLGLDILARRELWNVISGLKGKVTIILTTHYLEEAESLSDRICILKSGEVKALGTVEELKSLAAAASFEDAFVALVEEVAV, from the coding sequence ATGAAAGCAATTGAAATGCATCATCTTACCAAACAATACAGCGACAAACAAGTGATTCAAGATGTGTCCTTGTCGATCAATAGAGGTGAATTGTTTTCGCTGCTTGGTGTCAACGGAGCCGGAAAGTCCACACTGATCAAAATGCTATCGGGATTGCTGCAGCCGACAAGCGGCAGAGCTGTCATTTTAGGATACGATATTGGAAAAGAGACGGATCAGGTGAAGCAGATCATTGCCGTTTCTCCACAAGAAACGGCAATCGCTCCAAACTTGTCCGTCTATGAAAATTTGGAGCTGATGGCGGGTGTGCACGGCTTTTCGAAAAAAGAACGTAAACGGAAAGTGGCCGACATGTTGCAAGCGTTCTCCCTCACTACATTTGCGAAACAGCGGAGTAAAACGCTGTCGGGGGGCTGGAAACGCCGTTTGAGCATCGCGATGGCGTTGATCAGCGAACCGGAAATTTTGTTTTTGGATGAACCCACATTAGGACTGGATATTTTGGCGAGACGCGAGCTATGGAATGTGATTTCAGGACTGAAAGGAAAGGTCACAATCATTCTGACAACGCACTATTTGGAAGAGGCAGAGAGTTTATCCGACCGCATTTGCATTTTAAAGTCCGGTGAAGTGAAAGCCTTGGGAACTGTAGAGGAATTGAAATCGTTAGCAGCCGCAGCGTCTTTTGAGGATGCCTTTGTCGCTTTGGTGGAAGAGGTGGCGGTATGA
- a CDS encoding HXXEE domain-containing protein, which translates to MEQWIDLQTLIWLFPLMFILHDFEEIILIEKWMKGNSTRIYDVLPERIADKVMKQFSMSTAQFAVAVLVIFVFVSSATVMANQYMIQGFLGNIYFFTAVTLVFFLHAFTHIGQSIILRSVTPGAVTSLIVIIPYSVILYHSLLVNEVVTWKMLFICLPFCLLIIPLALLGHAIGKKVV; encoded by the coding sequence ATGGAACAATGGATCGATCTGCAAACACTTATCTGGTTATTTCCACTGATGTTTATCCTTCATGATTTTGAAGAAATTATACTGATTGAGAAGTGGATGAAGGGGAATTCGACTAGAATCTACGACGTATTGCCGGAAAGAATCGCAGATAAAGTCATGAAACAATTTTCTATGTCTACAGCCCAGTTTGCAGTTGCTGTTTTAGTTATATTCGTATTCGTGAGCAGTGCAACGGTTATGGCAAATCAGTACATGATTCAAGGATTTCTTGGTAATATCTATTTTTTCACCGCAGTTACATTAGTTTTTTTTCTACATGCATTTACTCATATCGGACAATCTATTATACTTCGTTCTGTTACACCTGGTGCAGTTACTTCATTGATTGTTATCATTCCATACAGTGTAATTTTATATCATTCCTTATTAGTGAATGAAGTCGTTACATGGAAAATGCTTTTTATTTGCCTGCCTTTTTGTCTCCTAATTATTCCGCTCGCGTTGCTGGGTCATGCGATTGGAAAAAAAGTCGTTTAG
- a CDS encoding peptidase U32 family protein codes for MELIATAESMGQAEKLLENVDTLYIGEDEFGLRLPKSFSRTEQKEMIRLAHAAGRKVTVAVNALLHNDRIQDVLPYLEFLVEAGADAMTVGDPGVIHLMAQHEIQLPYLYDAQTMVTSANQVNFWAKRGAVGAVLARELTKEELLQISRKAEVPVEVLVYGATCIHQSKRPLVQNYFNYVGEAAAGQERTLFLSEPKKEETHYSIYEDRNGTHIFATNDVSLAGQLDVLKEGGLLRWKLDGLFTKGDAFVQIAKQFNEARKLLEADLWTMVSAGWLQQEIQQHHPVGRSLDEGFFVKNPEDIA; via the coding sequence ATAGAACTGATTGCAACAGCTGAATCGATGGGACAAGCCGAAAAGCTGCTGGAGAACGTGGATACCTTATACATAGGAGAAGATGAATTCGGGCTCCGGCTGCCGAAATCCTTCAGCCGTACCGAACAGAAAGAGATGATTAGGCTGGCCCATGCTGCTGGGCGCAAGGTGACGGTGGCGGTGAATGCACTGCTGCACAATGACCGGATCCAAGACGTACTGCCTTATTTGGAGTTTCTTGTGGAGGCTGGGGCGGATGCGATGACGGTCGGGGATCCCGGTGTCATCCATTTGATGGCGCAGCATGAGATCCAGTTGCCGTACCTCTATGATGCGCAGACGATGGTGACCAGCGCAAACCAGGTGAATTTTTGGGCAAAGCGGGGAGCGGTGGGAGCCGTACTCGCTCGGGAGCTGACGAAAGAGGAATTGCTGCAGATTAGCCGGAAGGCGGAAGTGCCGGTGGAAGTGCTTGTGTACGGTGCGACTTGCATCCACCAATCGAAGCGGCCGCTCGTGCAAAACTACTTCAATTATGTCGGAGAGGCGGCAGCAGGCCAGGAGCGGACATTGTTTTTATCTGAGCCAAAAAAGGAAGAAACCCATTATTCGATCTATGAGGACAGAAACGGGACGCATATCTTCGCTACGAATGATGTCAGTCTCGCGGGACAGCTGGATGTGTTGAAAGAAGGTGGACTGCTGCGGTGGAAGCTGGACGGTTTATTTACAAAAGGGGACGCCTTCGTGCAAATCGCGAAGCAGTTCAATGAAGCCCGGAAGCTGTTGGAAGCGGACCTATGGACAATGGTTTCAGCTGGATGGCTACAGCAAGAAATCCAGCAGCACCATCCAGTCGGGCGATCGCTCGATGAAGGCTTTTTCGTAAAAAATCCAGAGGACATAGCGTAA
- a CDS encoding U32 family peptidase, whose product MTTLTKRVITKKPEVLAPAGTLEKLKTAIRYGADAVFIGGNAYGLRSRAGNFTYEEMAEGVAFAREYNAKVYVAANMVAHEGDTEGAGDFFRTLRDIGIDAVIVSDPALIEICAMEAEGLPIHLSTQASATNYETLNFWKSEGLERVVLAREVSMEEIKEIRQKTDVEIEAFIHGAMCISYSGRCTLSNHMADRDANRGGCTQSCRWKYGLFELDEAAERTSLLGGGEASDIEEAFSMSAVDMAMIRYIPELVENGVDSLKIEGRMKSIHYVSTVANVYRRAIDAYCDDPDNYVFNQEWEDELWKVAQRELSSGFYYGTPSENEQLFGKPRKIPAYSFIGQVLDYDEETKIATIQQRNVFGQGDAIELYGPGFTHFEQTIEEMWNEDDEPIDRAPNAMMTVKMRVHQPVRPYDMMRKQR is encoded by the coding sequence ATGACAACATTGACAAAGCGAGTTATCACAAAGAAACCAGAAGTGCTGGCGCCTGCGGGGACGCTGGAAAAACTAAAGACGGCGATCCGCTATGGGGCGGATGCGGTGTTCATCGGCGGCAATGCATACGGGCTTAGAAGCCGTGCGGGCAACTTCACGTATGAGGAAATGGCGGAAGGCGTGGCGTTCGCACGGGAGTATAATGCGAAAGTGTACGTCGCTGCCAATATGGTTGCACATGAAGGGGACACGGAAGGCGCCGGAGACTTTTTTCGGACGCTGCGGGATATAGGGATTGATGCGGTCATCGTATCGGATCCGGCGCTGATCGAAATATGTGCGATGGAAGCGGAAGGACTGCCAATTCATTTGTCAACGCAAGCATCCGCAACAAATTACGAAACACTGAACTTCTGGAAATCGGAAGGCCTCGAGCGTGTCGTCCTGGCGCGGGAAGTGAGCATGGAGGAAATCAAGGAAATCCGCCAGAAGACAGACGTTGAAATTGAAGCGTTTATCCATGGAGCGATGTGTATTTCCTATTCGGGCCGTTGCACGCTATCGAATCATATGGCAGATCGCGATGCGAACCGGGGGGGCTGCACGCAGTCATGCCGTTGGAAATACGGTTTGTTTGAATTAGATGAAGCGGCGGAGCGGACGTCGCTGCTCGGAGGCGGGGAAGCCAGCGATATCGAGGAGGCTTTCTCGATGAGCGCGGTCGACATGGCGATGATCCGGTATATTCCGGAGCTTGTCGAGAACGGCGTCGATAGCTTGAAAATCGAGGGGCGGATGAAGTCCATCCATTACGTTTCGACGGTCGCGAATGTATACCGCCGGGCGATCGATGCATACTGCGACGATCCGGACAATTATGTGTTCAACCAGGAATGGGAAGATGAGCTGTGGAAAGTTGCCCAGCGTGAATTGTCGAGCGGGTTTTATTACGGAACACCGAGTGAAAATGAGCAGCTCTTTGGGAAGCCGCGCAAGATTCCAGCGTACAGCTTCATCGGCCAAGTGTTAGATTATGATGAAGAGACGAAGATTGCAACCATCCAGCAGCGCAATGTGTTTGGTCAGGGGGACGCCATCGAGCTCTACGGGCCGGGTTTCACCCATTTCGAGCAGACGATCGAAGAGATGTGGAATGAGGACGATGAGCCGATCGACCGGGCGCCGAATGCCATGATGACAGTGAAGATGCGCGTGCATCAGCCTGTTCGTCCGTATGATATGATGCGCAAGCAGCGCTGA
- a CDS encoding TetR/AcrR family transcriptional regulator, producing the protein MVSKKDKIVQTALELFTEQGYRATTTKEIAVKSGVAEGLIFYYFKDKNELLNYLISKFSFVESIDSEMKELAEMEPVPALIQLGHLYSNFLSRNKGYLSFIWSPEMVQNKEVNGKVIDLIFSLSKQINKHLKRAVSSRVDETTIELATTMFLSTLLTHFMIGERAADETPFEDEYIENVVNFILKGLAISN; encoded by the coding sequence TTGGTATCTAAAAAGGATAAAATTGTCCAAACGGCATTGGAGCTTTTTACAGAGCAGGGATATAGAGCAACCACAACAAAAGAAATTGCAGTCAAGAGTGGCGTGGCAGAAGGGCTTATATTTTATTATTTTAAAGATAAAAACGAACTTCTTAATTACTTGATTAGCAAGTTCTCATTTGTTGAGTCCATAGATAGTGAAATGAAAGAACTGGCGGAAATGGAGCCCGTTCCAGCTTTAATTCAACTAGGACATTTATATTCCAATTTTTTATCTCGTAATAAAGGGTATTTGTCATTTATATGGTCGCCCGAAATGGTTCAAAATAAAGAGGTGAACGGTAAAGTTATTGACCTTATTTTTTCATTATCTAAACAAATCAACAAGCATTTGAAACGGGCAGTTTCCAGCCGTGTTGATGAAACGACAATCGAATTAGCAACGACAATGTTTCTTTCCACCTTATTAACACATTTTATGATTGGGGAAAGAGCAGCAGATGAAACCCCTTTTGAAGATGAGTATATTGAAAATGTAGTAAATTTTATTCTTAAAGGACTTGCGATTTCTAATTGA
- a CDS encoding 5-methyltetrahydropteroyltriglutamate--homocysteine S-methyltransferase, which produces MTTTTIVKAPFRADHVGSLLRPEAIHTARKDFQEGTITAQQLHDIETAEIKKIIDKQIEVGLQAVTDGEFRRRFWHTDFLEHLNGVEGYIPNHGFAFKGEETERYDVRVIGKISFNPDHPHIKEFIEFKELVGDRAVAKQTIPSPNQLFNAGIRNKDVYPDFEEYTKDIIATYRDAIKAFYDAGCRYLQLDDVYIAGLNAPDIPFNDSGYSREQLIDLALRVVNGVLEDKPEDLVITTHLCRGNYRSKWAFEGSYAKIAPTLFAKEKVDGFFLEYDDDRSGDFGPLEFIPNGGARVVLGVFTSKHGQLEDTENIKARIEEATKYVPLEQLCISPQCGFASTHHGNILTEEEQWAKLKYIVDLSKEIWG; this is translated from the coding sequence ATGACGACAACAACGATTGTAAAAGCACCGTTCCGAGCGGATCATGTGGGAAGTTTATTGCGTCCAGAGGCGATTCACACTGCGCGAAAGGACTTCCAGGAAGGCACAATTACAGCGCAGCAATTGCACGATATTGAAACAGCTGAAATTAAAAAAATTATTGATAAGCAAATTGAAGTCGGCTTACAGGCGGTAACGGATGGAGAATTCCGTCGTAGATTTTGGCACACGGATTTTCTGGAGCATTTAAACGGTGTCGAGGGATACATTCCGAATCATGGATTTGCGTTTAAAGGCGAGGAAACAGAACGCTATGATGTACGTGTCATTGGTAAAATCTCTTTTAATCCTGATCATCCGCATATTAAAGAGTTCATCGAGTTTAAAGAATTGGTTGGAGATCGTGCCGTTGCGAAACAAACCATTCCAAGTCCGAACCAATTATTCAATGCGGGCATTCGAAACAAAGATGTTTATCCAGATTTTGAAGAGTATACAAAAGATATTATTGCAACGTATCGGGATGCTATCAAAGCCTTTTATGATGCGGGCTGCAGATACTTACAGCTGGATGACGTCTATATCGCCGGCTTGAATGCACCTGACATTCCATTTAACGACAGTGGCTATTCACGTGAGCAATTAATTGACCTGGCATTACGGGTAGTAAATGGAGTGTTGGAGGATAAACCGGAAGACCTCGTTATCACCACACATCTTTGCCGAGGTAACTACCGATCCAAATGGGCATTTGAAGGAAGCTACGCGAAAATCGCACCGACTTTATTTGCAAAAGAAAAAGTGGATGGCTTTTTCCTAGAATATGATGACGATCGTTCGGGAGATTTTGGTCCGTTGGAATTTATCCCGAATGGAGGAGCTCGAGTAGTGCTCGGAGTATTTACTTCAAAGCACGGCCAGCTTGAAGATACAGAAAACATCAAAGCGCGGATAGAGGAAGCGACGAAATATGTACCTCTAGAGCAGTTATGCATCAGCCCACAGTGCGGCTTTGCTTCCACTCATCACGGGAATATCCTGACTGAGGAAGAGCAATGGGCAAAGCTGAAATATATTGTTGATCTTTCGAAGGAAATTTGGGGATAA
- a CDS encoding helix-turn-helix domain-containing protein: MISMNLKRLRQQHHYTQEELAEKLGVSRQVIAKWERGESTPDLQFCIQLAELYDVTLDNLVNYDEQQAGVSVPPKGKHFFGATTVSDRGQIVIPKKARELFRIEAGDTLILVGDEDRGLAIVPQQYMRGFFPPGVLLEPEEDEQ, from the coding sequence ATGATAAGTATGAATTTGAAACGGCTGCGCCAGCAGCATCATTATACACAGGAGGAACTGGCTGAGAAATTGGGCGTGTCCCGCCAGGTCATTGCGAAGTGGGAAAGAGGCGAGTCGACACCTGATTTACAGTTTTGTATTCAACTTGCCGAATTGTATGATGTGACGCTTGATAATCTCGTGAACTATGACGAGCAACAAGCGGGTGTATCAGTCCCGCCAAAAGGAAAACATTTCTTTGGCGCAACGACTGTGAGCGATCGGGGCCAAATCGTCATACCGAAAAAGGCCCGGGAGCTGTTCCGGATCGAAGCCGGGGATACGCTCATTTTGGTAGGAGATGAAGACCGGGGATTAGCGATTGTCCCGCAACAATATATGCGCGGTTTTTTCCCGCCGGGCGTCCTTCTAGAGCCAGAGGAGGATGAGCAATGA
- a CDS encoding DUF3100 domain-containing protein, which translates to MESTAQHRQSIWGNLKDNYRLYIAAFIIVIIAEFIGVKTFHVGSALIVLYPMLFAIVISVLLGKDILRFFTKKEAKKASSLVLVVITPFMAKVGVLAGANLPELVNVGPALAFQELGHVGTIFLALPVALLLGVKKEAIGATSSTCRDKDYGLICHLYGSDSPEARGALSIYIIGFLIGTVYIGFLASFVASLNFFHPLALAMACGIGSGVMMAAASGTLAAIYPDYADQIIMLAGASDMLAAIVGIYFTLFISLPITKKMYNFLEPKLSRGNSRLRNSDKLKGDA; encoded by the coding sequence TTGGAGAGTACAGCACAGCACAGGCAATCAATATGGGGTAATTTGAAAGATAATTATCGTTTGTATATTGCCGCTTTCATCATTGTCATTATCGCCGAATTCATCGGAGTGAAAACGTTCCACGTCGGGTCTGCTTTAATTGTTCTTTATCCCATGCTCTTTGCCATCGTCATCAGTGTTTTACTTGGCAAAGATATCTTGCGCTTTTTTACAAAGAAGGAAGCCAAAAAAGCCTCCTCTCTGGTGCTCGTAGTCATCACCCCTTTCATGGCGAAAGTTGGTGTGTTAGCCGGGGCAAATCTTCCTGAACTCGTCAATGTCGGACCGGCATTAGCCTTCCAAGAGCTTGGACATGTCGGCACAATTTTTCTCGCATTACCTGTCGCTTTACTGCTTGGCGTCAAAAAGGAAGCGATCGGCGCAACGAGTTCCACATGCCGGGATAAGGATTATGGACTGATTTGCCACCTATACGGTTCTGATTCTCCGGAAGCACGAGGGGCCCTTTCCATATACATCATCGGTTTTTTAATTGGCACGGTTTATATTGGATTTTTAGCGAGCTTCGTTGCATCCCTCAACTTTTTCCATCCATTAGCTCTTGCGATGGCATGCGGAATTGGCAGCGGCGTGATGATGGCGGCTGCATCAGGCACACTCGCAGCTATCTATCCAGATTATGCTGATCAGATTATAATGCTGGCAGGAGCAAGCGACATGTTGGCCGCCATCGTCGGAATCTATTTCACCTTGTTCATCTCTCTTCCGATTACAAAGAAAATGTATAACTTTCTGGAGCCAAAGCTCTCCCGCGGGAACTCTCGACTCCGAAATAGCGATAAACTAAAAGGAGATGCCTGA
- a CDS encoding LysE family translocator yields MDYTSFLLYCFIVTFTPGPTNIVILSIVNNFGFKKAMEYTFGATMAFGLLLGLSAVLNTLLITVIPKILLGMQVMGTLYMLYLAYQIYNMDSSDAAETKSGTFMSGFLMQFLNPKVVLFTLTVIPSFVLPYYTKMSIVASNVVLITWIGFLAFVTWVLFGTIFKRFLQKHKKALNITMALCLVYATIMIWS; encoded by the coding sequence ATGGATTATACATCGTTCCTACTGTACTGTTTTATTGTAACATTTACTCCAGGTCCAACAAATATCGTCATCTTGTCCATCGTAAATAATTTCGGGTTTAAAAAAGCGATGGAATATACATTTGGGGCTACGATGGCTTTTGGTTTATTGCTCGGACTCTCTGCTGTGTTGAATACGCTGCTTATCACTGTTATACCGAAAATTTTACTTGGCATGCAGGTAATGGGAACTTTGTATATGTTGTACCTCGCTTATCAAATCTACAATATGGATAGCTCAGATGCAGCTGAGACTAAATCGGGCACCTTTATGTCAGGCTTTCTCATGCAATTCTTAAATCCGAAGGTTGTCCTGTTTACTCTTACCGTCATTCCTAGCTTTGTGTTGCCATATTATACCAAGATGTCTATTGTGGCGAGCAATGTGGTCCTCATCACATGGATAGGATTCCTAGCTTTTGTTACATGGGTTCTGTTTGGAACTATTTTTAAGCGATTTTTACAGAAACATAAAAAAGCTCTGAATATCACAATGGCACTATGTTTAGTATATGCGACCATTATGATCTGGAGCTAA
- a CDS encoding LysR family transcriptional regulator, protein MTLQQLKYVIEVARSRSINEAAQRLFISQPSLSNALKELEDEIGITIFSRTNKGTVITAEGTEFLGYARQVVEQAELLENRYTGTKSPQQHFSVSAQHYAFAVSAFVRLLQEYDHEKYEFTLRETKTYEIIDDVKNLRSEIGILYVNDFNRKVIQKFLREGNLEFHVLFEATPHVFISSTNPLAKQDFVTLDDLYPYPYLSFEQGDYNSFYFSEEILSTLSRPKNIKVSDRATLFNLLIGVNGYTISTGVISQKLNSKDIIAVPLQVDERMDIGYITHKNVTNSTLAAIYIQYLKESIEEELLLL, encoded by the coding sequence ATGACATTACAACAATTAAAATATGTGATTGAAGTAGCGAGAAGCCGGTCGATAAATGAAGCTGCACAGCGCCTATTTATTAGTCAGCCAAGTCTTTCGAACGCGCTGAAGGAGTTGGAGGATGAAATAGGGATTACTATTTTTTCGCGAACGAATAAGGGCACTGTAATTACGGCAGAAGGAACGGAGTTTTTAGGATATGCCAGGCAAGTGGTGGAACAGGCAGAGCTTCTGGAAAACCGCTATACGGGCACAAAATCACCGCAACAACATTTCTCGGTTTCGGCCCAGCACTATGCATTTGCGGTAAGTGCCTTTGTAAGATTGTTGCAAGAGTATGATCATGAGAAATATGAGTTTACATTACGAGAAACGAAAACGTATGAAATTATTGATGATGTGAAGAACTTGCGCAGTGAAATTGGGATCCTGTACGTGAATGATTTTAATAGAAAAGTCATTCAGAAATTCCTGCGGGAAGGAAATTTAGAGTTTCATGTACTGTTTGAAGCAACGCCCCATGTATTTATTAGCTCGACAAATCCATTGGCGAAGCAAGACTTTGTTACGCTGGATGATTTATACCCGTATCCGTACCTTTCCTTTGAGCAAGGGGATTATAATTCTTTTTATTTTTCGGAGGAAATTCTGAGTACGCTGTCTCGGCCAAAAAACATTAAAGTAAGTGATCGGGCAACTTTATTTAACCTTCTTATAGGAGTAAACGGCTATACGATTTCGACTGGAGTAATTAGCCAAAAATTGAATAGCAAGGACATTATTGCTGTCCCCTTGCAGGTGGATGAGCGAATGGATATTGGCTATATAACGCATAAAAACGTAACGAATAGTACATTAGCTGCCATCTACATTCAGTATTTAAAAGAATCGATTGAAGAAGAATTACTCCTGTTATAG